Proteins from a single region of Pseudomonas quebecensis:
- the arcD gene encoding arginine-ornithine antiporter: MSQTSEKLRLSGLIALVVGSMIGGGIFSLPQNMAARAEVGAVLIGWAITAVGMLTLAFVFQTLANRKPELDSGVYAYAKAGFGDYMGFSSAWGYWISAWMGNVGYFVLLFSTLGYFFPVFGQGNTPLAIGCASLLLWAVHFLVLRGIKEAAFINQITTIAKIVPLLMFIVIAAVAFKADVFTRDIWGLGNPQIGGVVEQVRNMMLVTVFVFIGIEGASVYSARAEKRADVGRATVIGFLGVLALLVLVNVLSLGIMSQPELAGLQNPSLAGVLERIVGPWGALLISVGLAVSLLGALLSWALLCAEILYATAHDKTMPAFLKKENANQVPVNALWLTNLMIQAFLVITLFSHSTYTKLIYLASSMILVPYLWSAAYAVLLSGRGETYQDAPRERLKDLLIGLIALGYAIWLLYAGGLKYLLLSALLYAPGVILFALAKREQALPLFTHVEKGIFSCVIAGAGLAAYGLYSGVLSL, translated from the coding sequence ATGTCTCAAACAAGCGAGAAACTTCGCCTCAGCGGCCTGATCGCGCTGGTGGTGGGGTCCATGATCGGTGGGGGAATTTTCTCGTTGCCGCAGAACATGGCGGCACGTGCCGAAGTGGGCGCGGTGTTGATCGGCTGGGCGATCACTGCCGTGGGCATGCTGACCCTGGCCTTCGTGTTCCAGACCCTGGCCAACCGCAAACCGGAGCTGGACTCCGGGGTGTATGCCTACGCCAAGGCCGGCTTTGGCGACTACATGGGCTTTTCATCGGCCTGGGGTTACTGGATCAGCGCCTGGATGGGTAACGTCGGCTACTTCGTCTTGCTGTTCAGCACCCTCGGCTATTTCTTCCCGGTCTTCGGTCAGGGCAACACCCCGTTGGCCATCGGCTGCGCCTCATTGTTGCTGTGGGCTGTGCATTTCCTGGTGCTGCGCGGCATCAAGGAAGCGGCGTTCATCAACCAGATCACCACCATCGCAAAAATCGTCCCGCTGCTGATGTTTATCGTGATCGCCGCCGTCGCGTTCAAGGCTGACGTGTTCACCCGGGATATCTGGGGCCTGGGCAACCCGCAGATCGGCGGGGTGGTGGAGCAGGTGCGCAACATGATGCTGGTCACCGTGTTTGTGTTTATCGGCATTGAAGGCGCCAGCGTGTATTCGGCGCGGGCCGAGAAACGTGCCGACGTAGGGCGAGCCACGGTGATCGGTTTTCTCGGCGTGCTGGCGCTGTTAGTGCTGGTGAATGTGCTGTCTCTGGGCATCATGAGCCAGCCGGAGTTGGCGGGGCTGCAGAACCCGTCGCTGGCCGGGGTACTTGAGCGCATCGTCGGGCCGTGGGGCGCGCTGTTGATCAGCGTCGGGCTGGCAGTGTCGCTGCTCGGTGCGTTGTTGTCCTGGGCACTGTTGTGCGCGGAAATTCTGTACGCCACGGCCCATGACAAGACCATGCCGGCGTTCCTCAAAAAGGAAAACGCCAACCAGGTGCCGGTCAACGCGCTGTGGCTGACCAACCTGATGATCCAGGCATTCCTGGTGATCACGCTGTTTTCCCACAGCACCTACACCAAGCTGATCTACCTGGCTTCTTCGATGATTCTGGTGCCGTACCTGTGGTCGGCGGCGTACGCAGTGTTGCTGAGCGGGCGCGGCGAGACCTATCAAGACGCGCCCCGCGAGCGCCTCAAAGACTTGCTTATCGGCCTGATCGCCCTCGGTTATGCGATCTGGCTGCTGTATGCCGGAGGTCTGAAGTACCTGCTGTTGTCGGCGTTGCTCTATGCGCCCGGTGTGATCCTGTTCGCCCTGGCCAAGCGCGAACAGGCTCTACCGTTGTTTACCCACGTGGAAAAAGGCATTTTCAGCTGCGTGATCGCCGGCGCGGGCCTGGCGGCATACGGGTTATACAGCGGGGTATTGTCATTGTGA
- a CDS encoding LTXXQ domain protein, which produces MRKTLIALMFAAALPTVAMAMPEGPTPGPMGGPEGHMMGGPGHGEHGPRGKGGPFSQLDLSKEQREQIGKLMGDQWHARKDLVKKYLAKLPAADQKAMQDEIDAGRQKTQADIRNLLKPDQQKKYDEIVKKQAERRAEWQQFQAWKAQQPQKAQ; this is translated from the coding sequence ATGCGCAAGACCCTTATCGCTTTGATGTTCGCCGCAGCCCTGCCCACTGTCGCCATGGCCATGCCGGAAGGCCCGACACCAGGCCCGATGGGCGGCCCTGAAGGCCACATGATGGGTGGCCCGGGTCACGGCGAACACGGTCCGCGCGGCAAAGGCGGTCCGTTCAGCCAACTGGACCTGAGCAAAGAACAGCGTGAGCAGATCGGCAAGCTGATGGGCGATCAATGGCACGCTCGCAAGGATCTGGTCAAAAAGTACCTGGCCAAACTCCCGGCCGCCGACCAGAAAGCCATGCAGGATGAAATCGATGCCGGGCGTCAGAAAACCCAGGCCGATATCCGTAACCTGCTCAAGCCCGACCAGCAGAAGAAGTACGACGAGATCGTCAAGAAACAAGCCGAGCGTCGGGCCGAGTGGCAGCAATTCCAGGCCTGGAAAGCGCAACAGCCGCAAAAAGCGCAATAA
- a CDS encoding translation initiation factor 2 encodes MRLRQLCLLAVLMIGAKAHAEDPSNTGGSTPLSLSAGAQITELQQRLKDSERQREELSKQLQSADATRESAQLSRLRQENQRLAQQLKDAQGGGLTRWLTEQQQWFVTGGAVALIALLCGIFASGGHRRRRQWLN; translated from the coding sequence ATGCGCTTACGTCAGTTGTGTCTGTTGGCAGTGTTAATGATCGGGGCCAAGGCCCACGCGGAAGACCCCTCAAACACCGGCGGCTCCACGCCTTTGTCCTTGAGTGCCGGCGCCCAGATCACCGAGTTGCAGCAACGCTTGAAAGACAGCGAACGGCAGCGTGAAGAACTGAGCAAGCAACTGCAAAGCGCCGATGCGACCCGCGAAAGCGCCCAACTGAGCCGCCTTCGCCAAGAGAACCAACGCCTGGCCCAGCAACTCAAAGACGCACAGGGCGGCGGCTTGACCCGATGGCTGACCGAGCAACAACAGTGGTTTGTCACCGGCGGCGCCGTCGCTCTGATTGCCCTGTTGTGCGGGATCTTCGCCAGCGGCGGGCACCGGCGTCGTCGACAATGGCTAAATTGA
- a CDS encoding ImmA/IrrE family metallo-endopeptidase: MEYRTADDVLRAHWDGRLPVSPKNIAEAMGIEVEALTPDEPEKWRATESGHYSFRGGNPLITYNFMDAPVRQRFTIAHEIGHHVYGDLDAPRDTSEQFSAKSRDPREVAANRFAAALLMPAALVKHMVIEQRITDIAKLASAFGVSTAAMEFRLKAIGLL, from the coding sequence ATGGAGTACAGAACTGCAGACGACGTCCTGCGCGCTCACTGGGATGGTCGCTTGCCGGTAAGTCCAAAGAACATTGCCGAGGCGATGGGAATAGAAGTTGAGGCGCTTACCCCGGATGAGCCCGAAAAGTGGCGTGCCACTGAAAGCGGGCATTATTCTTTTCGCGGTGGCAACCCGCTGATTACCTATAACTTCATGGACGCTCCGGTCAGGCAACGTTTCACTATTGCGCATGAGATCGGCCACCACGTATATGGCGACCTGGACGCGCCGCGAGACACCTCGGAGCAGTTCAGCGCCAAGTCGCGGGACCCCAGGGAAGTGGCGGCCAACCGCTTTGCCGCAGCGCTCCTGATGCCGGCGGCATTGGTCAAACATATGGTCATTGAGCAGCGAATCACCGATATCGCAAAGTTGGCCAGTGCGTTCGGGGTCTCTACGGCTGCGATGGAGTTCCGGCTCAAGGCGATTGGGCTTTTATGA
- the arcD gene encoding arginine-ornithine antiporter — MSESPGKLRLGALVALVVGSMIGGGIFSLPQNMAASADVGAVLIGWVITAIGMLTLAFVFQTLANRKPDLDGGVYAYAKAGFGDYMGFSSAWGYWISAWLGNVGYFVLLFSTLGYFFPIFGEGNTPAAVIGASVLLWAVHFLVLRGIKEAAFINLVTTVAKVVPLVLFVLIALFAFKLDIFTADIWGVKNPDLGSVMNQVRNMMLVTVWVFIGIEGASIFSARAEKRSDVGKATVIGFITVLLFLMLVNVLSLGIMTQPELAKLQNPSMAAVLEHVVGHWGAVLISVGLIISLLGALLSWVLLCAEIMFAAAKDHTMPAFLRKENANHVPTNALWLTNAMVQLFLVITLFSASTYLSLIYLATSMILVPYLWSAAYALLLAVRGETYENALAERKKDLFIGAVALIYAIWLLYAGGIKYLLLSALLYAPGAILFAKAKHELGKPIFTNVEKLIFAAVVIGALVAAYGLYDGFLTL, encoded by the coding sequence ATGTCTGAATCTCCCGGAAAACTTCGATTAGGCGCCCTGGTTGCACTTGTCGTCGGTTCGATGATCGGCGGCGGCATCTTTTCACTGCCGCAAAACATGGCCGCGAGCGCCGATGTGGGCGCGGTATTGATCGGCTGGGTCATTACCGCGATCGGCATGCTGACCCTGGCATTCGTGTTCCAGACCCTGGCCAATCGCAAGCCCGACCTCGACGGCGGCGTGTACGCCTACGCCAAGGCCGGGTTTGGCGACTACATGGGCTTCTCATCGGCCTGGGGTTATTGGATCAGCGCCTGGCTGGGTAACGTCGGCTACTTCGTGCTGTTGTTCAGCACCCTGGGCTATTTCTTTCCGATCTTCGGCGAAGGCAATACGCCAGCGGCGGTGATCGGCGCCTCGGTGTTGCTGTGGGCCGTGCATTTCCTGGTGCTGCGCGGCATCAAGGAAGCGGCGTTCATCAACCTGGTGACCACCGTCGCCAAGGTGGTGCCGCTGGTGCTGTTCGTGTTGATCGCCCTGTTCGCGTTCAAGCTGGATATCTTCACCGCTGACATCTGGGGCGTGAAAAACCCGGACCTGGGCAGTGTGATGAACCAGGTGCGCAACATGATGCTGGTCACCGTATGGGTGTTCATCGGCATCGAGGGCGCGAGCATCTTCTCGGCACGCGCTGAAAAACGCAGTGACGTGGGCAAGGCCACCGTGATCGGGTTCATCACGGTGCTGTTGTTCCTGATGCTGGTGAACGTGCTGTCCCTGGGCATCATGACCCAACCGGAACTGGCCAAGCTGCAGAACCCATCGATGGCCGCTGTGCTGGAGCACGTGGTCGGCCACTGGGGCGCGGTGTTGATCAGCGTCGGCCTGATTATCTCGCTGCTGGGCGCGTTGCTGTCATGGGTGCTGCTGTGCGCGGAGATCATGTTCGCCGCCGCCAAGGACCACACCATGCCGGCGTTCCTGCGCAAGGAAAACGCCAACCACGTGCCGACCAACGCACTGTGGCTGACCAACGCCATGGTCCAGCTGTTCCTGGTAATCACACTGTTTTCCGCCAGTACGTACCTCTCGCTGATCTACCTCGCCACCTCGATGATCCTGGTGCCTTACCTGTGGTCGGCGGCCTACGCGCTGCTGCTGGCGGTGCGTGGCGAGACCTACGAAAACGCCCTGGCCGAGCGCAAAAAAGACCTGTTCATCGGCGCCGTCGCGCTGATCTACGCGATCTGGCTGCTCTACGCCGGCGGCATCAAGTACCTGCTGCTGTCCGCCCTGCTCTATGCGCCCGGCGCGATTCTGTTCGCCAAGGCCAAGCATGAACTGGGCAAACCGATTTTCACCAACGTCGAGAAGCTGATTTTCGCCGCGGTAGTCATAGGCGCCCTGGTGGCTGCCTACGGGCTCTACGACGGCTTCCTGACCTTGTAA
- a CDS encoding sensor histidine kinase, with translation MRSLFWRILASFWLAIALVAGLSILLGHMLNQDAWILSRHPGLNNLAQEWTQLYEAQGEDAAQELLQQRKRQYHIDVQVLNESGDPVVRGTFPRRAAAFEARQNDSKDGHLPWRRLTAEYTSDKTGDTYLLIYRIPHPELDEWHRSSLAWPLSALAIALVVLTLFSLFVTLSITRPLSRLRGAVHDLGQATYQQNSLARLANRRDEFGVLATDFNRMGARLQSLIGSQRQLLRDVSHELRSPLARLRIALALAERASPEERERLWPRLTRECDRLEALISEILVLARVDADNASAEEVDLNTLLKTLQKDAQLSAPDQVVRLTTDADLHLKGWPTMIERAVDNLLRNAQRFNPAGQPIELQAQRLGERIVISVRDHGPGVDAEHLSQLGEPFYRAPGQTAQGHGLGLAIARRAAERHGGSLELANHPTGGFIASLDLPLQPGVVTPAG, from the coding sequence GTGCGTTCATTGTTCTGGCGGATCCTGGCGAGTTTCTGGCTGGCCATCGCCCTGGTTGCCGGTTTGTCGATCCTGCTGGGGCACATGCTCAATCAGGATGCATGGATTCTCAGCCGCCACCCTGGCCTCAACAACCTGGCCCAGGAGTGGACCCAACTCTACGAGGCCCAGGGCGAGGACGCGGCCCAGGAGTTGCTGCAGCAACGCAAGCGCCAGTATCACATTGATGTGCAAGTGCTGAACGAAAGCGGCGACCCGGTGGTGCGCGGCACCTTTCCGCGTCGCGCCGCGGCGTTCGAAGCCCGGCAAAACGACAGCAAGGACGGCCACCTGCCCTGGCGCCGCCTGACCGCCGAGTACACCAGCGACAAAACCGGCGACACCTATTTGCTGATCTACCGCATTCCTCATCCGGAACTCGACGAATGGCATCGCAGCAGTCTGGCCTGGCCCTTGAGCGCCCTGGCCATCGCCCTGGTGGTGCTGACGCTGTTCAGCCTGTTCGTCACCTTGTCCATTACCCGTCCGCTCAGCCGCCTGCGCGGCGCGGTACACGACCTGGGCCAGGCCACCTACCAACAGAACAGCCTGGCGCGCCTGGCCAATCGGCGCGATGAATTCGGCGTATTGGCCACCGACTTCAACCGCATGGGCGCCCGCCTGCAAAGCCTGATCGGCAGCCAGCGCCAGTTGTTGCGCGACGTGTCCCACGAACTGCGCTCGCCCCTGGCGCGTCTGCGTATCGCCCTGGCCCTGGCCGAACGCGCCAGCCCCGAAGAACGCGAGCGACTCTGGCCGCGCCTGACGCGCGAATGCGACCGCCTGGAGGCGCTGATCAGCGAGATTCTGGTATTGGCCCGCGTTGACGCCGACAACGCCAGCGCCGAAGAGGTGGACCTCAACACGTTGCTCAAAACCTTGCAAAAAGACGCCCAGCTCAGCGCACCCGACCAAGTGGTGCGCCTGACCACCGACGCCGACCTGCACCTCAAGGGCTGGCCGACCATGATCGAGCGGGCGGTGGATAACCTGCTGCGCAATGCCCAGCGCTTCAACCCTGCGGGCCAGCCCATCGAATTACAGGCCCAGCGTCTGGGTGAGCGCATTGTGATCAGCGTGCGCGACCACGGCCCCGGGGTCGATGCCGAACACTTGAGCCAACTGGGCGAGCCGTTCTACCGCGCCCCAGGCCAGACCGCCCAGGGCCACGGGCTGGGCCTGGCGATCGCACGGCGAGCGGCGGAACGCCACGGCGGCAGCCTGGAGCTGGCCAATCACCCGACCGGCGGCTTTATCGCCAGCCTCGACCTGCCGCTGCAACCCGGGGTTGTCACACCCGCCGGCTGA
- a CDS encoding response regulator transcription factor: protein MSELLLIDDDQELCELLTSWLSQEGFQVRACHDGLSARKALADSAPAAVVLDVMLPDGSGLELLKQLRTDHPELPVLMLSARGEPLDRILGLELGADDYLAKPCDPRELTARLRAVLRRSHPAAVSTQLELGDLCFSPVRGVVSIDEQEFTLTVSESRLLEALLRQPGEPLDKQELAQIALGRKLTLYDRSLDMHVSNLRKKIGPHPDGRPRIVALRSRGYYYSL, encoded by the coding sequence ATGAGCGAGCTGTTACTGATAGATGATGACCAGGAGCTCTGCGAGCTGCTGACCAGTTGGTTGAGCCAGGAAGGCTTCCAGGTGCGTGCGTGTCACGATGGCCTGAGTGCGCGCAAGGCCTTGGCCGACAGCGCCCCGGCTGCCGTGGTGCTGGACGTGATGCTGCCCGACGGCAGCGGCCTGGAGTTGCTCAAGCAGTTACGCACCGACCACCCGGAGTTGCCGGTGCTGATGCTTTCGGCGCGTGGCGAACCGCTGGACCGCATCCTCGGCCTGGAGCTGGGCGCCGATGATTATCTGGCCAAACCCTGCGACCCTCGGGAACTGACTGCACGCCTGCGCGCCGTGCTGCGCCGCAGTCACCCGGCCGCCGTGTCGACCCAGCTCGAACTGGGCGACCTGTGTTTCAGCCCGGTACGCGGCGTGGTCAGCATCGATGAACAGGAATTCACCCTCACCGTTTCCGAGAGCCGCCTGCTCGAAGCCCTGCTTCGCCAGCCCGGCGAGCCGTTGGACAAACAGGAACTGGCGCAGATCGCCCTGGGCCGCAAGCTCACCCTGTACGACCGCAGCCTGGATATGCACGTGAGCAACCTGCGCAAAAAGATCGGCCCGCACCCTGATGGCCGGCCACGCATCGTGGCATTGCGCAGCCGTGGCTATTACTACAGCCTGTAG
- a CDS encoding CoA transferase has product MTDLLTSIQAALDLPQTPLPLTGAGALPSAFAVTDLACAGLGAAGQAVAELIRQQTGRLPDVSVDRRLASWWFSSSLRPRGWHVPPLWDPVAGDYASADGWIRLHTNAPHHRAAAEQVLGQVRDRTEMAGKVAAWKAAELEQAMVEAGGCAAQMRTGSAWQQHPQGQAVNAEALVQRQTFAATTAKPWRGSVARPLAGLKVLDLTRVLAGPVASRFLAGLGADVLRIDSPTWDEPGVVPEMTLGKRCARLDLKTQDGRQLFEALLKDADLLFHGYRADALERLGYSADSLQRLAPGLIDVSLNAYGWSGPWRNRRGFDSLVQMSCGIAEAGMAWQQADKPLPLPVQALDHGTGYLMAASALQALRERLQSGRGGSARLSLARTAKLLMEAGQAPQEPALRPEEPGDLGLLVEHTHWGPAHRLLPPVSINGTPLQWDRPAVELGSHRPQW; this is encoded by the coding sequence ATGACTGACCTGCTGACTTCCATCCAAGCCGCGCTCGATCTACCGCAGACGCCGCTGCCTCTGACCGGCGCCGGCGCCCTGCCCTCGGCCTTCGCCGTGACCGACCTGGCCTGCGCCGGCCTCGGCGCCGCCGGCCAGGCCGTGGCCGAGCTGATCCGGCAACAGACCGGCCGCCTGCCCGACGTCAGCGTGGACCGACGTCTGGCGTCCTGGTGGTTCTCGTCCTCACTGCGCCCGCGGGGCTGGCATGTGCCGCCGCTGTGGGACCCGGTGGCCGGCGATTACGCCAGCGCCGACGGCTGGATTCGTCTGCACACCAACGCGCCCCATCACCGTGCCGCCGCCGAGCAGGTGCTGGGCCAGGTCCGTGATCGCACCGAGATGGCCGGCAAGGTCGCCGCCTGGAAGGCCGCGGAACTGGAGCAGGCAATGGTCGAGGCCGGCGGTTGTGCCGCGCAGATGCGTACCGGGTCGGCCTGGCAGCAACATCCCCAAGGGCAGGCGGTGAATGCCGAGGCGCTGGTGCAGCGTCAGACGTTTGCGGCCACCACGGCCAAACCCTGGCGCGGCTCGGTGGCCCGCCCGCTGGCAGGGCTCAAGGTGCTGGACCTGACCCGCGTCCTGGCCGGCCCGGTGGCCAGTCGCTTCCTGGCCGGGCTGGGGGCGGATGTGCTGCGCATCGACTCGCCGACCTGGGACGAACCGGGCGTGGTGCCGGAAATGACCCTGGGCAAACGCTGCGCGCGGCTGGATTTGAAAACCCAGGATGGTCGGCAGCTGTTCGAAGCCTTGCTCAAGGACGCCGACCTTTTGTTCCACGGTTATCGCGCCGACGCCCTCGAACGCTTGGGCTACAGCGCCGACAGCCTGCAACGCCTGGCCCCCGGCCTGATCGACGTGAGCCTTAACGCCTATGGCTGGAGCGGCCCATGGCGCAACCGCCGCGGCTTCGACAGCCTGGTGCAGATGAGCTGCGGCATCGCCGAGGCGGGCATGGCCTGGCAACAGGCGGACAAACCGCTGCCGTTGCCAGTGCAGGCGCTGGACCACGGCACCGGCTACCTCATGGCCGCCAGCGCGCTGCAGGCATTGCGCGAACGCTTGCAGTCCGGACGTGGTGGATCGGCGCGCTTGTCCCTGGCGCGTACGGCAAAGCTGCTGATGGAAGCAGGGCAAGCGCCGCAGGAACCGGCGCTGAGGCCCGAGGAGCCAGGCGACCTGGGGCTGCTGGTCGAACACACCCATTGGGGCCCGGCGCACCGGCTGCTGCCCCCCGTGAGCATCAACGGCACACCGCTGCAATGGGATCGGCCGGCCGTAGAATTGGGTTCACATCGGCCACAGTGGTGA
- a CDS encoding YciI family protein produces the protein MLYAIIATDVAHSLEKRMSVRPAHVERLKQLQAEGRMVLAGPHPAIESNDPGEAGFTGSLIVAEFPTLAEARAWADADPYVAAGVYDSVVIKPFKQVLP, from the coding sequence ATGCTCTACGCCATCATTGCCACCGATGTTGCCCACTCCCTGGAAAAACGCATGTCCGTGCGCCCGGCCCATGTCGAACGCCTCAAGCAACTGCAGGCCGAAGGGCGTATGGTGCTGGCCGGCCCGCACCCGGCCATCGAGAGCAATGACCCAGGCGAGGCCGGTTTTACCGGCAGCCTGATCGTCGCCGAGTTCCCAACCCTGGCTGAAGCCAGGGCCTGGGCCGACGCCGACCCATACGTCGCGGCGGGCGTCTATGACAGCGTGGTGATCAAGCCTTTCAAGCAAGTCCTGCCTTAA